A genomic segment from Cyanobium sp. NIES-981 encodes:
- a CDS encoding transglutaminase N-terminal domain-containing protein: protein MQSYRIRHHTSYTYNAEVRLHAHALRLRPREGHELRIEASWLHVSPTAMLRWHRDAEDNSVAIATFSEPTCSLTIESEVLIQQYHEDPLAIPKSVCCWFPISGPWTMTRPWSASAPASTTPCTTGGASSPGCRPPPTPSAAAVAPAATSRRCFWPPPAGWVWRPAL from the coding sequence ATGCAGAGCTACCGGATCCGCCACCACACCAGCTACACCTACAACGCCGAGGTGCGGCTCCATGCCCACGCCCTGCGCCTGCGGCCCCGGGAGGGCCATGAGCTGCGGATCGAAGCCTCCTGGCTGCACGTCTCACCCACGGCGATGCTGCGCTGGCACCGGGATGCGGAAGACAACTCGGTGGCCATCGCCACCTTCTCCGAGCCCACCTGCAGCCTCACGATCGAAAGCGAGGTGCTGATTCAGCAGTACCACGAAGACCCGCTCGCCATACCGAAGAGCGTCTGCTGCTGGTTCCCTATCTCCGGCCCATGGACCATGACGAGGCCCTGGAGCGCATCAGCTCCCGCATCCACCACACCTTGCACTACAGGAGGCGCGAGTAGCCCGGGGTGCAGACCCCCGCCCACACCCTCAGCAGCGGCAGTGGCTCCTGCCGCGACTTCGCGACGCTGTTTCTGGCCGCCGCCCGCCGGCTGGGTCTGGCGGCCCGCTTTGTGA
- a CDS encoding serine hydrolase: protein MKRCKRNYIAGLLALATALGSAEAQEQRATLAHPRITEVPKDTLANKSMEEVKEIQQFFGVLENRIKFQFPIPQTRYMWQNIGRMYTTVDVLRGGPISDLPVAYDPAIGKISFQKGGKTETVNGHLDSYPVDAFLVAHKGTIVFERYNTMRPQDKHIWMSSAKVTGSTVMALLEHQGKIDVKKPVPYYLPELKGTAWDNVTVEDALDMANGLDSTEHDEPVQDTRTNPKQAYYQWGVTLGFFTNPDQKETDPYQVLRNMKRKYPGHTAFEYNSINPFVINRINERVGGSPMNVLFSEMIWSKIGVEHDMTVAVSPQGYPMFFGFNASTLRDMARFGMIFTPSWSKVSKERIVPESIIKMIQTSGNPEMYGKGYVGKTMYKSFAGQGEEGLTNRYQWDAIFKDGDMYKGGVGGQGLYVSPSRDLVIVWFCTGDGKNQEETMARAIAMSFE from the coding sequence ATGAAGCGATGCAAGCGCAATTACATTGCCGGTCTGTTAGCGCTTGCCACGGCACTGGGGAGCGCCGAGGCTCAGGAGCAACGCGCCACGCTGGCGCATCCGAGAATCACGGAAGTTCCTAAAGACACCTTGGCGAATAAATCAATGGAAGAAGTGAAAGAGATCCAACAGTTCTTTGGCGTTCTTGAAAACAGGATCAAATTCCAGTTCCCAATACCTCAGACCCGCTACATGTGGCAGAATATAGGTCGCATGTACACCACAGTTGATGTGCTCCGCGGCGGGCCAATCAGCGACCTGCCAGTTGCCTATGATCCTGCTATCGGAAAGATTAGTTTCCAGAAAGGTGGCAAGACTGAAACGGTGAATGGCCATCTGGACAGTTATCCGGTAGATGCCTTCCTCGTAGCTCACAAGGGCACGATCGTGTTTGAGCGGTACAACACCATGCGCCCGCAAGACAAGCACATCTGGATGTCATCGGCCAAAGTGACCGGAAGTACGGTCATGGCATTGCTTGAGCACCAAGGGAAGATTGATGTCAAGAAGCCAGTTCCCTACTACTTGCCGGAATTGAAAGGTACGGCATGGGACAACGTCACAGTAGAAGATGCCTTGGACATGGCCAATGGTCTCGACTCCACAGAGCATGACGAACCGGTGCAGGACACCAGGACGAACCCGAAACAAGCCTATTATCAGTGGGGCGTGACACTTGGCTTCTTTACCAATCCTGACCAGAAAGAGACTGACCCCTATCAAGTGCTTCGCAACATGAAGCGCAAGTATCCAGGGCATACAGCGTTTGAATACAACTCGATCAATCCCTTTGTCATTAATCGCATTAATGAGCGCGTCGGCGGCAGTCCAATGAACGTGCTTTTCAGCGAGATGATCTGGAGCAAGATCGGCGTAGAACACGATATGACTGTCGCCGTTTCACCTCAAGGCTATCCGATGTTCTTCGGCTTCAATGCGAGCACGCTGCGGGACATGGCTCGCTTTGGCATGATCTTCACCCCGAGTTGGAGCAAGGTGAGCAAAGAGCGAATCGTTCCAGAATCGATCATCAAGATGATCCAGACTTCCGGCAACCCCGAGATGTATGGCAAGGGCTATGTGGGAAAAACCATGTACAAGAGCTTCGCTGGACAGGGAGAGGAAGGCTTGACCAACCGCTACCAGTGGGACGCGATCTTCAAGGATGGCGATATGTACAAAGGCGGAGTCGGCGGACAGGGTCTCTATGTTTCCCCTTCACGGGATTTGGTGATCGTCTGGTTTTGCACTGGCGATGGCAAGAATCAAGAGGAGACCATGGCGCGTGCCATTGCGATGAGCTTTGAATAA
- a CDS encoding transglutaminase domain-containing protein: MQTPAHTLSSGSGSCRDFATLFLAAARRLGLAARFVSSYLHDPLSPEAGGWILPRSGAIHHDGGGMGDAAGRALGLTP; this comes from the coding sequence GTGCAGACCCCCGCCCACACCCTCAGCAGCGGCAGTGGCTCCTGCCGCGACTTCGCGACGCTGTTTCTGGCCGCCGCCCGCCGGCTGGGTCTGGCGGCCCGCTTTGTGAGCAGCTACCTGCACGATCCCCTGTCGCCGGAAGCCGGTGGCTGGATCCTTCCGCGGTCCGGCGCGATCCACCATGACGGTGGGGGTATGGGTGACGCAGCTGGACGGGCCCTGGGGCTCACGCCGTGA
- a CDS encoding PhzF family phenazine biosynthesis protein encodes MAAEMASGVLHRLAAFTTTPGGGNPAGVWIGDTLPDPATMQRIAAEVGYSETAFVAPAAGLERTVRYFSPQAEVSFCGHATIAAGVALGRSGGNGTYRLATAIGTVPVAVRLQGNHVSASLTSVQPRHTLPPQELVGEALAALGWRFEELDPAIPPALAYAGAWHLVLAAATGDRLQALDYDFERLKTLMLAHQLTTLQLVWRESPLLFHARNPFPVGGVVEDPATGSAAAALGGYLRTAGLIPAPATLRIRQGDAMGRPSLIVVEVPAEGGIIVTGEAVWLDGTNG; translated from the coding sequence ATGGCTGCGGAGATGGCATCGGGCGTGCTGCACCGCCTGGCCGCCTTCACCACCACCCCGGGTGGGGGCAACCCGGCCGGGGTGTGGATCGGCGACACCCTTCCCGATCCAGCCACGATGCAGCGCATCGCCGCCGAGGTGGGCTATTCGGAAACCGCCTTCGTGGCCCCTGCCGCCGGGCTCGAGCGCACGGTGCGCTACTTCAGCCCCCAGGCCGAGGTGTCGTTCTGTGGTCACGCCACCATCGCCGCCGGGGTGGCGCTCGGCAGAAGCGGGGGCAACGGCACCTACCGGCTGGCCACCGCCATCGGCACCGTGCCGGTGGCGGTGCGCCTGCAGGGGAATCACGTGAGCGCCTCGCTCACCTCCGTGCAGCCCCGCCACACGCTGCCGCCCCAGGAGCTGGTGGGCGAGGCTCTGGCGGCGCTGGGATGGCGGTTCGAGGAGCTGGATCCGGCCATTCCCCCGGCCCTGGCCTATGCGGGAGCCTGGCACCTGGTGCTGGCCGCCGCCACCGGGGATCGGCTCCAGGCTCTGGACTACGACTTCGAGCGGCTCAAGACCCTGATGCTGGCCCATCAGCTCACCACCCTGCAGCTGGTGTGGCGGGAAAGCCCCCTCCTGTTCCACGCCCGCAACCCCTTCCCCGTGGGCGGCGTGGTGGAGGATCCGGCCACCGGTTCCGCCGCTGCCGCCCTGGGCGGCTATCTGCGTACAGCCGGCCTGATCCCAGCCCCGGCCACGCTCCGGATCCGGCAGGGCGACGCCATGGGGCGCCCCAGCCTGATCGTGGTGGAGGTGCCCGCCGAGGGCGGCATCATCGTGACGGGCGAGGCGGTGTGGCTCGACGGCACAAATGGGTAG
- a CDS encoding SIMPL domain-containing protein, producing the protein MGRFSPLVTTLRRTPPLVFAMAVLATGLVVSTSVLVKGIRRGNDTITVTGASTERITSDHADWTVEVAESAPSLQASYQQLQPQVERTLAFLREQGIAEEAISLQPIKSERSEVRDSRTGELQSVTYTTRQPIRISTSDVAKVAAVAQQIGQLVGEGVPLTINDPAYTYTKLSDKRVDMLAKATRDARLRAREIARQAGSSIGVITQADTGSFQITVPNSTEMSSYGSYDTSTIEKDITAVMGVTFRVE; encoded by the coding sequence ATGGGCCGTTTCTCCCCCCTCGTGACCACCCTGCGCCGCACGCCGCCGCTGGTGTTCGCCATGGCCGTGTTGGCCACCGGCCTGGTGGTGTCCACCTCCGTGCTGGTGAAGGGCATCCGCCGCGGCAACGACACCATCACGGTGACCGGCGCCAGCACCGAGCGCATCACCAGCGACCATGCCGACTGGACGGTGGAGGTGGCCGAAAGTGCCCCCTCGCTGCAGGCCTCCTATCAGCAACTGCAGCCCCAGGTGGAGCGCACCCTCGCCTTTCTGCGCGAGCAGGGTATCGCCGAGGAGGCCATCAGCCTCCAGCCGATCAAGTCCGAACGCTCGGAGGTGCGCGACTCGCGTACGGGCGAACTGCAGTCCGTCACCTACACCACCCGCCAGCCGATCCGCATCAGCACGTCCGATGTGGCCAAGGTGGCCGCCGTGGCCCAGCAGATCGGCCAGCTCGTGGGCGAAGGCGTGCCGCTCACCATCAACGACCCCGCCTACACCTACACCAAGCTCTCCGACAAACGCGTGGACATGCTCGCCAAGGCCACCCGCGACGCCCGCCTGCGCGCCCGCGAGATCGCCCGCCAGGCCGGCTCCAGCATCGGCGTGATCACCCAGGCCGACACCGGCTCCTTCCAGATCACCGTGCCCAACTCCACCGAGATGAGCAGCTACGGCTCCTACGACACCTCCACCATCGAGAAGGACATCACCGCCGTGATGGGCGTGACCTTCCGCGTCGAGTGA
- a CDS encoding antibiotic biosynthesis monooxygenase, translated as MDPHQHVTAVITHRVRAGREEGYEAWIKGISAAARGFDGHLGVHILRPQRGGGSPYVIVLQFDTCAHLTAWLRSEERRSWIERVSPLISEQESIQVLTGLEAWFQLPGEPARPAPRRWKQALLVWLGVSTLALLVSPHVNVWLAAWPWVLRVVLNAGITVALLTYAVMPFLTRRLQGWLYSG; from the coding sequence ATGGATCCCCACCAGCACGTGACGGCCGTGATCACCCACCGGGTGCGGGCGGGCCGGGAGGAGGGCTATGAGGCCTGGATCAAGGGCATCTCGGCCGCCGCCCGCGGCTTCGATGGCCACCTGGGCGTGCACATCCTCCGGCCCCAGCGGGGCGGCGGCTCCCCCTACGTGATCGTGCTCCAGTTCGACACCTGCGCCCATCTCACGGCCTGGCTGCGATCCGAGGAGCGCAGAAGCTGGATCGAGCGGGTGAGCCCCCTGATCAGCGAGCAGGAGTCGATCCAGGTGCTCACGGGCCTGGAGGCCTGGTTCCAGCTGCCCGGCGAACCCGCCCGCCCAGCGCCGCGGCGCTGGAAGCAGGCCCTGCTGGTGTGGCTGGGGGTCAGCACACTGGCCCTGCTGGTGAGCCCCCATGTGAACGTCTGGCTGGCGGCCTGGCCCTGGGTGCTGCGGGTGGTGCTGAACGCGGGCATCACCGTGGCGCTGCTCACCTATGCGGTGATGCCCTTCCTCACCCGTCGCCTTCAGGGCTGGCTCTACAGCGGCTGA
- the devC gene encoding ABC transporter permease DevC has product MRTPLGWLQLRHDPGRFLVALAGIAFADLLMFMQLGFQAALYDSNTRLDRSFRADVVLISPKALNLQNLSTFPRRRLLQALDVPGVSEAQGLYIRTVTWRNPQTLRSATVQVLGFNPDADVLRLPEVRAQADLLKLPDTVLFDRGARGQYKEAIARIDRGERVTSEIERRTITVGGLFRLGASFGADATLMASDQTFLRMFPRVSAGSVSVGLLTLAPGASSEGVVEALRRHLPNDVKVLSQADFVQFEENYWRVASPVGFIFGLGTAMAFAVGVVIVVLVLSNDVNAHLAEYATFKAMGFRNRFLLLVVVEQALILAALGFIPGALMPLWLYAVAAQATSLPIAMTLERAVVVFVLTLAMCLASGAIATRRLQAADPAELF; this is encoded by the coding sequence ATGAGAACGCCGCTCGGCTGGTTGCAGCTCCGCCACGACCCCGGCCGCTTCCTGGTGGCCCTGGCCGGCATCGCCTTCGCCGACCTGCTGATGTTCATGCAGCTGGGCTTCCAGGCGGCGCTGTATGACAGCAACACCCGGCTGGATCGCTCCTTCAGGGCCGATGTGGTGCTGATCAGCCCGAAGGCGCTGAACCTGCAGAACCTCTCCACCTTCCCGCGCCGGCGGCTGCTGCAGGCCCTGGATGTGCCCGGGGTGAGCGAGGCCCAGGGGCTGTACATCCGCACCGTGACCTGGCGCAATCCCCAGACCCTGCGCAGCGCCACGGTGCAGGTGCTGGGCTTCAATCCCGATGCCGATGTGCTGCGCCTGCCGGAGGTGCGGGCCCAGGCCGATCTGCTGAAGCTGCCCGACACGGTGCTGTTCGACCGGGGCGCCCGGGGGCAATACAAGGAGGCGATCGCCCGGATAGACCGGGGCGAGCGGGTGACCAGCGAGATCGAGCGGCGCACGATCACCGTGGGCGGGCTGTTCCGGCTGGGGGCGTCATTCGGGGCCGACGCCACCTTGATGGCGAGCGACCAGACCTTCCTGCGCATGTTCCCGCGGGTGAGCGCCGGCAGCGTGAGCGTGGGCCTGCTCACCCTGGCGCCGGGGGCCTCCAGCGAGGGGGTGGTGGAGGCCCTGCGCCGCCACCTGCCGAACGATGTGAAGGTGCTCAGCCAGGCCGACTTCGTGCAGTTCGAGGAGAACTACTGGCGGGTGGCGAGCCCGGTGGGCTTCATCTTCGGGCTGGGCACGGCCATGGCCTTCGCCGTGGGGGTGGTGATCGTGGTGCTGGTGCTCTCCAACGACGTGAATGCCCACTTGGCCGAATACGCCACCTTCAAGGCGATGGGCTTCCGCAACCGCTTCCTGCTGCTGGTGGTGGTGGAGCAGGCCCTGATCCTGGCGGCGCTGGGCTTCATTCCCGGCGCCCTGATGCCGCTGTGGCTCTATGCGGTGGCGGCCCAGGCCACGAGCCTGCCGATCGCGATGACCCTGGAGCGGGCGGTGGTGGTGTTCGTGCTCACCCTGGCGATGTGCCTGGCCTCGGGGGCGATCGCCACCCGGCGGCTGCAGGCGGCCGATCCGGCCGAGCTGTTCTGA
- a CDS encoding homocysteine S-methyltransferase family protein, producing the protein MERRPLVQLHGTPLLSDGGLETTLVFHQGIELPGFAAFDLLQRERGPQLLADYFRSYFALAREAGTGFVMETPTWRANPVWGARLGYDGLELAAANRQAVALLQELRHEEESAARAAGLPVPPIQISGCIGPRGDGYVADQQLSAEEAEQYHRWQIGVLAGSGVDLVSAFTLSAVPEAVGIVRAARREAVPVVISFTVETDGQLPSGQPLGEAIEAVDAATGAAAAYFMLNCAHPSHFAAVLQQGGRWRERIGGLRANASRRSHAELDEAESLDEGDPHDLALLYRELSPLLPNLAVLGGCCGTDRRHVAAIARATLPLLWEGLSRCRASPEGDG; encoded by the coding sequence GTGGAACGTCGCCCGCTGGTGCAGCTCCATGGCACGCCGCTGCTCTCCGACGGCGGGCTGGAAACCACCCTGGTGTTCCACCAGGGGATCGAGCTGCCGGGGTTCGCCGCCTTCGATCTCCTGCAGCGGGAGCGGGGGCCGCAGCTGCTGGCCGACTACTTCCGCTCCTACTTCGCCCTGGCCCGGGAGGCCGGCACGGGCTTCGTGATGGAAACGCCCACCTGGCGGGCCAATCCGGTGTGGGGGGCGCGACTCGGCTATGACGGCCTGGAGCTGGCGGCGGCGAACCGGCAGGCGGTGGCCCTGCTGCAGGAGCTGCGCCACGAGGAGGAGAGCGCCGCCCGTGCCGCCGGGCTGCCCGTGCCGCCGATCCAGATCAGCGGCTGCATCGGCCCCCGGGGCGATGGCTACGTGGCCGATCAGCAGCTCAGCGCCGAGGAGGCGGAGCAGTACCACCGCTGGCAGATCGGCGTGCTCGCCGGCAGCGGGGTGGATCTGGTGTCGGCGTTCACGCTCAGTGCCGTGCCCGAGGCGGTGGGCATCGTGCGGGCCGCCCGCCGGGAGGCCGTGCCGGTGGTGATCTCCTTCACGGTGGAGACCGATGGCCAGCTGCCCAGCGGCCAGCCCCTGGGTGAGGCGATCGAGGCGGTGGACGCGGCCACCGGGGCGGCGGCGGCCTATTTCATGCTGAACTGCGCCCACCCCAGCCACTTCGCGGCGGTGCTCCAGCAGGGCGGCCGCTGGCGCGAACGGATCGGCGGCCTGCGCGCCAACGCCTCCCGGCGGAGCCACGCGGAGCTGGATGAGGCCGAGAGCCTCGATGAAGGGGATCCCCACGATCTGGCCCTGCTCTACCGGGAGCTGAGCCCGCTGCTGCCCAACCTGGCGGTGCTGGGCGGCTGCTGCGGCACCGACCGGCGCCATGTGGCGGCGATCGCCCGGGCCACCCTGCCGCTGCTCTGGGAGGGGCTCAGCCGCTGTAGAGCCAGCCCTGAAGGCGACGGGTGA
- a CDS encoding alpha/beta hydrolase, giving the protein MRALSWAGGLALAYGGLCLLMALAQRSFIYFPRPAADPSHQFALQVENQRVLVSHQPHPGPRALIYFGGNAEDVSLTRAELAALLPDTALYLLHYRGYGGSEGSPSEAALRADAQALYAHVARRHSAITVAGRSLGGAPAVHLAATRPVQRLVLLVPFDSLLAVARGAMPWLPVDLLLQVRWDAAAEASRVSAPTTIVAAAQDAVVPARHARALYRAFQPGVAELLVVSDLHHNTPIQDSSALRQALLDGLRPAA; this is encoded by the coding sequence ATGAGGGCACTGAGCTGGGCTGGAGGGCTGGCCCTGGCCTACGGGGGCCTGTGCCTGCTGATGGCCCTGGCCCAACGCTCGTTCATCTACTTCCCCAGGCCCGCCGCCGATCCCAGCCACCAGTTCGCCCTGCAGGTGGAGAACCAGCGGGTGCTGGTGAGCCATCAACCGCACCCGGGGCCCCGGGCGCTGATCTACTTCGGCGGCAATGCCGAAGACGTGTCGCTCACCCGTGCGGAACTCGCCGCCCTGCTGCCGGACACGGCCCTCTACTTGCTGCACTACCGCGGCTACGGGGGCAGCGAGGGAAGCCCCAGCGAAGCAGCCCTGCGCGCCGATGCCCAGGCCCTCTATGCCCATGTGGCCCGGCGGCACAGCGCCATCACCGTGGCGGGCAGGAGCCTGGGCGGCGCTCCAGCGGTGCACCTCGCCGCCACACGGCCGGTGCAGCGGTTGGTGCTGCTGGTGCCCTTCGACAGCCTGCTCGCCGTGGCCCGGGGCGCGATGCCCTGGTTGCCGGTGGACCTCCTGCTGCAGGTCCGATGGGATGCGGCGGCCGAGGCCAGCCGCGTGAGCGCCCCAACCACCATCGTGGCGGCGGCCCAGGACGCAGTGGTGCCGGCACGCCACGCCCGGGCCCTGTACCGGGCTTTCCAGCCCGGCGTGGCGGAGTTGCTGGTGGTGAGCGATCTCCACCACAACACCCCGATCCAGGATTCCTCGGCCTTGCGCCAGGCGTTGCTGGACGGCCTCAGGCCGGCGGCCTGA
- a CDS encoding GNAT family N-acetyltransferase, translating into MTIAAFETMEISSHTEQFIIDALRSAKALTVSLVAEADGIVVGHTAFSPVRISDGSKDWYGLGPVSVHPAFQRQGIGTALIHAGLSRLKELKAKGCCLVGYPQYYRRFGFRNVEGLIHEGVPQDVFLALSFDGTIPQGTVLFHEAFHANG; encoded by the coding sequence GTGACGATCGCAGCCTTTGAAACGATGGAGATCAGCAGTCACACGGAGCAGTTCATCATTGACGCCCTTCGATCAGCGAAAGCCTTAACCGTGTCCTTGGTCGCCGAGGCCGATGGCATTGTGGTGGGACATACTGCATTCTCTCCTGTGAGAATCTCGGATGGCAGCAAAGATTGGTATGGCCTCGGCCCCGTTTCAGTCCATCCAGCCTTTCAACGCCAGGGCATTGGAACGGCACTGATCCATGCAGGGTTGTCACGCCTGAAGGAGCTCAAAGCGAAAGGCTGCTGCCTGGTCGGGTATCCGCAATACTATCGTCGGTTTGGCTTCAGGAATGTTGAAGGACTCATCCACGAAGGCGTTCCCCAGGATGTGTTCTTGGCTCTTTCCTTTGATGGGACCATTCCACAAGGCACTGTCTTGTTTCATGAAGCATTCCATGCCAATGGCTGA
- a CDS encoding DUF4041 domain-containing protein, translating into MATSALLGALAALCLWCFVLQSRIRVFKKRLKPINDAEAYARQAKKAADASISIAQQEGDKLVTEARHQSAQLQAQAESSLVNARKEADNIVAVAQEMRRQIEAQIDSLRQSARATNQELEILNEGLRLRSDDAHLLEVGYYEPVYGFEDLPKYQDALKEIKQRQKAMLQLTGEDGNINAAAYATQAITFNGSDVEGRKLIKKVLQLMLRAFNGECDSFIARVTYRNVESMSKRIRSSFDQINKLTATWSCQLSTSFLDNRLDELSLVYEYSELEQKIKEEQALIRQQEREEEKARREAEKRERDAALKEESVERAVREKQKEMDAAAESEKEALRQQIEALERQLEAAQEERKRAKSLAEQTKAGYVYILSNIGSFGPDIYKIGMTRREDPDDRRRELGDASVPFPFDYHAYIWTDDAPSLEHALHQYFRERRLNLENQRKEFFRISIEEIKDEVEQLKTSLGITADIRWTLLAEAKEYRLSEAKRKHLEASLQLPDAHPKPSQE; encoded by the coding sequence GTGGCAACGTCAGCGCTTCTGGGAGCATTGGCAGCCCTTTGCCTCTGGTGCTTCGTACTACAAAGCAGGATCAGAGTATTCAAAAAACGCCTTAAACCAATCAACGACGCCGAGGCCTATGCAAGACAAGCCAAAAAGGCAGCCGACGCAAGCATTTCCATCGCCCAGCAAGAAGGCGACAAGCTAGTCACTGAAGCCAGGCACCAAAGCGCTCAACTTCAAGCCCAGGCGGAATCAAGCTTGGTCAATGCCCGAAAAGAAGCAGACAACATCGTCGCCGTGGCCCAAGAGATGCGTCGACAGATTGAGGCTCAGATTGATAGCTTGAGACAAAGCGCCAGGGCCACCAACCAGGAACTGGAGATTCTTAATGAAGGCCTGAGACTAAGGTCGGATGATGCTCACTTACTCGAAGTGGGCTACTACGAGCCAGTGTATGGATTCGAAGATCTTCCCAAGTATCAAGATGCGCTCAAGGAAATAAAACAGCGGCAGAAAGCCATGCTGCAGCTGACAGGAGAGGACGGAAATATCAACGCCGCCGCATACGCCACGCAGGCAATCACATTCAATGGCTCAGATGTTGAAGGCCGAAAGCTAATCAAGAAAGTACTTCAACTCATGCTGCGTGCATTCAATGGAGAGTGCGACTCCTTTATTGCGAGAGTGACGTACAGAAATGTTGAATCAATGAGCAAGCGCATCCGGTCTTCCTTTGATCAGATCAATAAGCTCACTGCAACTTGGAGCTGCCAACTCAGCACGAGCTTTTTAGACAATCGACTCGACGAGCTGAGCCTGGTCTATGAGTACTCAGAATTAGAACAAAAGATCAAAGAGGAACAGGCCTTGATTCGCCAGCAAGAGCGCGAGGAGGAGAAGGCACGCCGAGAGGCCGAGAAGCGCGAGCGCGATGCAGCACTGAAGGAGGAGAGCGTTGAACGAGCGGTCAGAGAAAAGCAGAAAGAGATGGACGCTGCCGCAGAAAGCGAGAAGGAAGCATTGAGGCAACAGATTGAGGCCTTAGAACGCCAGCTTGAAGCAGCACAAGAAGAACGCAAAAGAGCAAAGAGCCTGGCAGAGCAAACAAAAGCTGGCTATGTATACATTCTCAGCAACATCGGCAGCTTCGGACCAGATATTTACAAGATCGGAATGACCCGCAGGGAAGACCCAGACGATCGGCGACGAGAGCTGGGCGACGCCTCCGTACCGTTTCCCTTTGACTATCACGCCTATATCTGGACCGACGATGCCCCTTCATTAGAGCACGCCCTACACCAGTACTTCAGAGAAAGACGCCTTAATCTTGAGAACCAGAGAAAGGAGTTCTTTCGCATTTCCATAGAGGAAATAAAGGACGAAGTGGAGCAGCTGAAGACGAGCTTAGGAATCACGGCAGACATTCGATGGACACTGCTGGCTGAGGCCAAGGAATACCGACTAAGCGAGGCAAAACGCAAGCATCTCGAGGCCAGCCTCCAGCTGCCAGATGCCCACCCCAAGCCCTCTCAAGAGTGA
- a CDS encoding cupin domain-containing protein, translating to MSKTTCTYWNPLASGQEHRWRWLEGLEGQVEALILSHDPASGEFTRLTRFHPGADTTAIGATAHAYPEEILIVSGRLWDAAVGMWLETGHYASRPPGEVHGPFRTDQGCVVLDVSFPQRPGELGP from the coding sequence ATGAGCAAGACCACCTGCACCTACTGGAACCCGCTCGCCTCCGGGCAGGAGCACCGCTGGCGCTGGCTGGAGGGCCTCGAGGGGCAGGTGGAGGCGCTGATTCTCAGCCACGATCCGGCCAGCGGAGAGTTCACCCGGCTCACGCGCTTTCACCCAGGTGCTGACACCACGGCCATCGGGGCTACGGCGCATGCGTATCCGGAGGAGATTCTGATCGTGAGCGGCCGGCTGTGGGATGCGGCCGTTGGGATGTGGCTCGAGACCGGCCACTACGCCAGCCGCCCGCCTGGGGAGGTGCACGGACCGTTCCGCACCGACCAGGGGTGTGTGGTGCTGGATGTGTCCTTCCCGCAGCGGCCTGGGGAGCTGGGCCCCTGA
- a CDS encoding ATP-binding cassette domain-containing protein, which translates to MASAIAIQGLNHHFGQGAVRRQVLFDVALEVAAGEIVLLTGPSGSGKTTLLTLIGGLRAAQGGSLIVLGRQLVGASALELTLARREHGYIFQAHNLHRSLTARQNVRMALEMRGSLSAAEMDRRSRAMLEGVGLGDHLEVKPAELSGGEKQRVAVARALVGEPPLLLADEPTAALDSRSGREVVTLMQRLAREHGTTILLVTHDSRILDIADRTLALEDGRLR; encoded by the coding sequence ATGGCCAGCGCGATCGCGATCCAGGGGCTCAACCACCACTTCGGCCAGGGCGCGGTGCGGCGCCAGGTGCTGTTCGATGTGGCGCTGGAGGTGGCGGCCGGCGAGATCGTGCTGCTCACCGGCCCATCGGGCTCGGGGAAAACCACCCTGCTCACCCTGATCGGCGGCCTGCGGGCGGCGCAGGGGGGCTCGCTGATCGTGCTGGGCCGGCAGCTGGTGGGCGCCAGCGCCCTGGAGCTCACCCTGGCGCGGCGGGAGCACGGCTACATCTTCCAGGCCCACAACCTGCACCGCAGCCTCACCGCCCGCCAGAACGTGCGCATGGCACTGGAGATGCGCGGCAGCCTGAGCGCCGCGGAGATGGACCGCCGCTCCCGGGCCATGCTCGAGGGCGTGGGGCTGGGCGACCACCTGGAGGTGAAGCCCGCTGAGCTGTCGGGCGGCGAAAAGCAGCGGGTGGCGGTGGCGCGGGCGCTGGTGGGGGAGCCGCCGCTGCTGCTGGCCGATGAACCCACCGCCGCCCTCGACAGCCGCTCCGGCCGCGAGGTGGTGACCCTGATGCAACGGCTGGCACGGGAGCACGGCACCACGATCCTGCTGGTGACCCACGACAGCCGCATCCTCGACATCGCCGATCGCACCCTGGCGCTGGAGGACGGCCGCCTGCGCTGA